ACTCCATTTTTAATCACCCTTTTCGTTCAACATCCCCATGGCCACTGCAGTTAATGGAATACACAGTACAAGACCGATACTTCCCGCAAGTGCTCCTATAATTTCTGTAGCAATCATATCTAAATTAATAATTTTAGTGAAATCCTCACCGTAGGCTGTGAATAATAATAGCATTGGGATAGAGCTCCCTGTGTATGCAAGAATCAACGTATTTGCCATGGTTCCCATAGCATCTTTGCCAACATTCATCCCAGACATAATTAAAGCTTTGGTAGATATGTTGGGATCTACATTCCTTACTTCCTCCATGGCTGATGCCACAGATACACCAACGTCCATAATGGCGCCGATGGCGCTGATAATAATCCCAGCAAATAAAAGTCCTCTGAAATCAAAGGCGATGCCTTGCGGAATATACATGAGCATCACGGCCTCATCGCTGGATAAGCCAGTTAGTTTAATTTCTGTTCCTACAAGATATGCAATTAATCCAGCAACGAAAACTCCGCCTAATATACCAATGATAGCAGCAAAGCTTTTCTTATTAATTCCACTCACCGCTAATATGGTGACCAAAGTGATAACGAAAGCAATCAAAATCGTTAACAATATTGGATTGTAGCCTGCCAGTAATCCAGGTAGTAATCCCTTAATTACCAATAGAATCGTCAGCATCAAGGTAATCACGGTTTTAAGTCCTTTCATTCTGCCAATAATCAAAATTAAAGCCACAAATATGCCAATGACAATGTAAATATAGGGGGATCTTAAATGCTCAGAAATATAGGCCTCCAAATTTCCCTCATCAGACATTTCAATGGTTGCTAATATTTTATCTCCTGGCTCTACATAAATATCATAGCCATATGTACCTGTGATATGGTGTACGACGTCAAAGGTTTGACCCTTATGTTCACCCTGCAATATTTCAATCTTTACCATCATACTTTCCTTAAAAATTGGATTGTCTGGATCCACTTCTAAATATTCCACCTCTAAAACCTTAGCCTTTACTAACTCCGATTGATGAACTGTATGATCCTCTTCTGCTGCATACGTATAGCTTAAGGCACCATGACTTAGAGCCATAATGAATGCAAGCAATATCAACATAAATTTTTTCAAAACAAAGTCCTCCTTACCACCTAAAACCTTATCTATTTTTACTTTCCTTAGGAACACCACTATTTTTATTTAAATCGCAGCAATCCATACGTTTCGTTCCAAAGTTTTGCTTATTTGCTGCCTCAATGGATTGCAATAATTTTTTGATCCAATTTTTCAACATGATTCCCTCCTTTCTTTCATCTTATCGCAAATCTAGTTTTTAGTAAATGGAAAAGCTTATGGAATCAAAAAATACCTCTATCCAAATCTTTATGAATAGAGGTATTCTAACAAATTTTTTATTAAGCTTCGTCTGATTTTACTAAGAATTTTCTTATTAAATCAATTGGTATAATCGATGCTGAAAGTAATAGGACCATTAACCACTCATTAAAATCAAGTGGGGTTGTTCTTAAAATTACGCCACCGATATAAGTCATAAGGATTTGAACGACTACAATCAATCCCATAACTTTTAAGAAATTTGGATTCTGTCCAATATGCTCGAATATGTTTTTATTGGATGATCTCGCATTGAAACCATTGAACACTGCAATTAGAACGAATAAACTGAAGAATGCAGTCATATGGTGTAGCCCTTGGCTGCCATCAATAAACATATTACCAATGGTTTTCCATGTTAAGAATAAAATGCTAACCACCGCTGTATAGATTGCTCCAACGCCAATAGCGGACTTCATTTGGCTTGAAAGGATATTTTCGTCCCTTCTCATCGGCTTTTCCTTCATATATCGCTTCAATGCAGGTTCTCCACCAAATGCAATGGCAGCCAATGTATCCATAACTAAGTTAATCCATAGCATTTGAGTGATTGTAAGAGCTTCATGAATTCCTATAAATGGTCCGATAAAGCTAATCAATACAGCAGACACGTTGATTGTCAATTGGAAAATGATAAACTTTCGAATACTCTTAAAGATGGTTCTTCCGTACAGTACAGCTTTAGCAATGGATTGGAAGTTATCATCTAAAATAACGATATCTCCAGCCTCTTTTGCTACCTCAGTTCCAGAGCCCATTGCAAATCCAACATCTGCTTGTTTAAGCGCAGGTGAATCGTTTACACCGTCTCCAGTCATACCAACAACCAGGTTTAGTTCCTGTGAAAGTCTTACCAGTCTAGATTTATCCGTTGGCAATGCTCTTGCAATTACACGGATATTTGGCAGCATTTTCTTTAATTCCTCATCAGATAGCTTTTGAAGTTCATCCGAGGTTAAAACCAAATGGCTTTCTTCTGTTAAGAGACCAGCATCCTTTGCAATAGAGATTGCAGTTTCTCTTCGGTCTCCAGTGATCATAACAACTTGAATTCCAGCTTCCTGCACTTCTTTAATCGCTTGTGTTGCTTCCGCCCTTACATCGTCTCTGATTGCAAGAATTCCTACTAAGGTCAAATTATTGAACTCGCCATCTTCATTTAAATCTTCTTCTGTCGTTGCGATGGCTAATAATCGAATCGCTCTCGCTGCCATTTCATCCATTAGATTTTCAAGTTCAGCGTGGTTATTGAAAGCTTGTTTATTTCCATTTTCATCATAATAAGAATTGCATTTTGCAATCATTCTTTCTGGTGCGCCCTTAATCAGAGTTAAGTTGTATTCCCCTTTAACCTGAGTTGCTGAATATTTTTTATCTGAACTGAAAGGCATGGTTTTTACTCTGTTTACCCCATGTTTTGCACTT
Above is a genomic segment from Alkaliphilus oremlandii OhILAs containing:
- a CDS encoding YibE/F family protein, which codes for MKKFMLILLAFIMALSHGALSYTYAAEEDHTVHQSELVKAKVLEVEYLEVDPDNPIFKESMMVKIEILQGEHKGQTFDVVHHITGTYGYDIYVEPGDKILATIEMSDEGNLEAYISEHLRSPYIYIVIGIFVALILIIGRMKGLKTVITLMLTILLVIKGLLPGLLAGYNPILLTILIAFVITLVTILAVSGINKKSFAAIIGILGGVFVAGLIAYLVGTEIKLTGLSSDEAVMLMYIPQGIAFDFRGLLFAGIIISAIGAIMDVGVSVASAMEEVRNVDPNISTKALIMSGMNVGKDAMGTMANTLILAYTGSSIPMLLLFTAYGEDFTKIINLDMIATEIIGALAGSIGLVLCIPLTAVAMGMLNEKGD
- a CDS encoding LDCC motif putative metal-binding protein, translated to MLKNWIKKLLQSIEAANKQNFGTKRMDCCDLNKNSGVPKESKNR
- a CDS encoding calcium-translocating P-type ATPase, PMCA-type, coding for MENHFKGLSQSEVEQSRQKNGTNALTQLETETFWQKFIGNFDDPIIKILIFALVINVIFVFMGKAHWYEAVGIAAAVLLATLVSTWSEHSNENAFQKLQEDASKIKVKVFRNGKIEEILIDDIVVGDLVVLQSGDMIPADGKLIDGEMRVDQATLNGESKEAKKFVMPSDYVETEEEKKKSFFNEYKLFRGTVVVSGQGVMEVLTVGDNTHYGQLAQEMQTGERESPLTVKLEKLAGQISKFGYIGGGLITIAYFFQQAVIENNFNMAQIAAYFSNWSTPLNDLVTAVILGVIIIVVAVPEGLPMMIAMVLSLNMRKMLKDNVLVRKLVGIETAGGLNILFSDKTGTITKGQLEVVEFITGNIKRFNSYNSIDSNLKKIVHLSITENTNALVSEEIDEKGHHKIIGGNGTERAVLGFIDHKNESAKHGVNRVKTMPFSSDKKYSATQVKGEYNLTLIKGAPERMIAKCNSYYDENGNKQAFNNHAELENLMDEMAARAIRLLAIATTEEDLNEDGEFNNLTLVGILAIRDDVRAEATQAIKEVQEAGIQVVMITGDRRETAISIAKDAGLLTEESHLVLTSDELQKLSDEELKKMLPNIRVIARALPTDKSRLVRLSQELNLVVGMTGDGVNDSPALKQADVGFAMGSGTEVAKEAGDIVILDDNFQSIAKAVLYGRTIFKSIRKFIIFQLTINVSAVLISFIGPFIGIHEALTITQMLWINLVMDTLAAIAFGGEPALKRYMKEKPMRRDENILSSQMKSAIGVGAIYTAVVSILFLTWKTIGNMFIDGSQGLHHMTAFFSLFVLIAVFNGFNARSSNKNIFEHIGQNPNFLKVMGLIVVVQILMTYIGGVILRTTPLDFNEWLMVLLLSASIIPIDLIRKFLVKSDEA